From a single Anomaloglossus baeobatrachus isolate aAnoBae1 chromosome 4, aAnoBae1.hap1, whole genome shotgun sequence genomic region:
- the LOC142302751 gene encoding olfactory receptor 5V1-like encodes MNHCENITETDFNISGFSTLATEEILLFLGILMIYSMTIFGNLVITTLICLVSHLHTPMYFFLCNLSFVDIMYVSSTLPKLLSITLTQDNRISFSECIAQLYFFTFSAGCDIFVLTSMAFDRYVAICKPLQYTLIMNRRLCSTMSAFCWTFSALNSLLLTLLTSVLHFCNSHEIRYFFCDLKTMIALSSSDTTSREIFILIEDIILAFVPFSLTITSYVQIISTILKIRSPETRLKAFSSCTSHLTTVILFYGPILIVYLKPNSEHSQEQDNLISLLYVAVVPMLNPFVYSLRNKDVLIAFRKLMKRRSVEAQQSF; translated from the coding sequence ATGAATCACTGTGAGAACATAACAGAGACTGACTTCAACATCTCAGGCTTCTCTACTTTGGCGACTGAAGAAATTCTGCTGTTTCTTGGAATTTTGATGATCTACTCAATGACTATTTTTGGGAACCTGGTGATTACTACGCTCATCTGTCTGGTGTCCCACCTGCATACTCCGATGTATTTCTTTTTATGTAACCTCTCCTTTGTAGACATTATGTACGTCTCATCCACTCTTCCAAAATTGCTGTCCATCACGCTAACGCAAGATAACAGAATCTCCTTCAGTGAATGTATCGCCCAGCTGTACTTCTTTACCTTCAGCGCTGGCTGTGATATTTTTGTGTTGACGTCCATGGCTTTTGACCGCTATGTGGCAATCTGTAAGCCCTTGCAATACACACTTATCATGAACAGAAGACTATGCTCCACCATGTCTGCTTTTTGCTGGACTTTTTCCGCTTTGAATTCATTATTGTTGACCTTACTTACGTCTGTGCTCCATTTTTGTAATTCCCACGAAATTAGATATTTCTTTTGTGATCTCAAGACCATGATTGCACTCTCTTCAAGTGATACTACAAGCAGGGAAATCTTTATTTTGATTGAAGACATCATCCTCGCCTTTGTTCCATTTTCCCTCACTATTACATCTTATGTACAAATTATCTCCACAATTTTGAAGATTCGTTCTCCTGAAACCCGGCTGAAGGCTTTCTCCAGTTGCACTTCTCACCTCACCACTGTTATATTGTTCTATGGTCCGATATTGATTGTGTATCTGAAACCAAATTCAGAACATTCTCAAGAACAAGATAACTTGATTTCTTTATTGTATGTGGCTGTGGTTCCAATGTTAAATCCATTTGTCTATAGCCTGAGAAACAAAGATGTGTTAATTGCTTTTAGAAAGTTAATGAAAAGGAGAAGTGTTGAAGCACAACAATCTTTTTAA
- the LOC142302752 gene encoding olfactory receptor 2L5-like has translation MDECLNNTATSFRISPLSTSVMAQLIIFIVVLLIYIITVAGNLIIIIVICVKHQLHTPMYFFLSNLSMAEVIYISSTLPKLLVILATTDNQISFPGCIAQVYLFLTTALCDILILTSMSYDRYVAICIPLRYYIIMNRRMYMLMTAFSWMMSSMNSLLYSCLVMTLSFCSSRTLDHFFCDLHALYAITTSDTRRREIMMIIEDIIFAYIPFTLTITSYVFIISTILKIRSTEGRFKAFSSCTSHLTTVILFYGPILFLYVKPKSIDSKQQDQILSLIYVAIVPMLNPFVYTLRNKEFWGALKRIKSNI, from the coding sequence ATGGATGAGTGTCTAAACAATACAGCAACTAGTTTCCGAATTTCACCTTTGTCTACATCTGTAATGGCACAGTTAATAATTTTTATTGTCGTTTTATTAATCTATATTATAACTGTAGCAGGAAACTTAATAATCATCATTGTAATCTGTGTAAAGCATCAGCTACATACACCAATGTATTTCTTCCTAAGTAATCTATCAATGGCAGAAGTCATATATATCTCTAGCACATTACCAAAACTATTGGTGATACTTGCAACAACAGATAACCAAAtatcttttcctggctgcattgctcaggtgtactTATTTTTAACTACTGCTCTCTGTGATATTTTAATTCTGACTTCCATGTCTTATGATCGCTATGTAGCCATCTGTATTCCTCTGCGATATTATATAATCATGAATAGGAGAATGTACATGTTGATGACCGCATTCTCCTGGATGATGTCATCAATGAATTCACTATTGTATTCGTGTCTTGTAATGACCTTATCTTTTTGTTCTTCCCGAACACTTGACCATTTTTTCTGTGACTTGCATGCTTTATATGCAATTACCACCAGTGACACTAGAAGGAGAGAAATTATGATGATAATTGAGGATATAATATTTGCTTATATACCTTTCACCCTTACTATCACTTCTTATGTTTTTATTATATCCACAATATTAAAGATACGTTCCACTGAGGGACGTTTTAAAGCTTTCTCGAGCTGTACCTCTCACCTCACCACTGTCATATTATTTTATGGACCAATCCTTTTCTTGTACGTAAAACCAAAATCTATTGATTCTAAACAACAAGATCAGATTCTTTCATTGATCTATGTGGCGATTGTTCCAATGTTGAACCCATTTGTCTACACTTTAAGGAACAAAGAATTTTGGGGGGCATTAAAGAGAATCAAATCAAATATTTGA
- the LOC142302753 gene encoding olfactory receptor 1G1-like produces MEGYLLFIGVLLMYLLTVNGKLLITGLIYLETRLHTLMYFFLGNLSLADVIYVSTTLLKLLSIITTQDNRIYFSTCITQLYFYMFAAVCDIFILTFMFYDQYVAICMSLQYHLIMNRQVCNTMAASSWLISAVNSVIYAVLTSILFFSYSHEIDHLYCDLKTLYSITSSNTARTEIFMLFGNIIFTFLPLIVTSYVYVISSILKICSSQGCLKAFSSCASHLTTVMLFYGPIIFLYGNKESGHSKDQDKMLSFIYMAVVPMLYPVFYTLRNNEVLGAVRKVARNLK; encoded by the coding sequence ATGGAAGGTTATTTGCTTTTTATTGGTGTTTTACTGATGTATCTCTTGACAGTGAATGGAAAATTACTTATTACTGGACTTATATATTTGGAAACTCGGCTCCATACTCTAATGTATTTCTTTTTGGGAAACCTCTCCCTGGCAGACGTCATCTATGTATCTACTACTCTTCTTAAACTGCTATCCATAATTACAACACAAGACAACAGAATATATTTTTCAACTTGCATTACTCAACTTTATTTTTATATGTTCGCTGCTGTTTGTGATATTTTTATTTTGACCTTTATGTTTTATGACCAATACGTAGCCATCTGCATGTCCTTACAATACCATCTCATTATGAACAGGCAAGTATGCAACACAATGGCTGCTTCATCTTGGCTTATATCAGCTGTAAACTCAGTAATTTATGCAGTACTTACATCTATACTTTTTTTTAGTTACTCACATGAAATTGATCATTTATATTGTGACCTCAAGACTTTATATTCCATAACCTCCAGTAACACCGCAAGGACAGAAATATTCATGCTGTTTGGGAACATCATTTTTACATTTTTGCCTCTTATAGTAACCTCTTATGTATATGTTATTTCCTCTATATTAAAGATATGCTCTTCACAGGGATGTCTCAAAGCCTTCTCCAGTTGCGCCTCTCATCTCACCACTGTCATGTTATTCTATGGTCCAATTATCTTCTTGTATGGTAACAAAGAATCCGGACATTCTAAGGACCAGGACAAGATGCTTTCATTTATTTATATGGCTGTGGTTCCAATGCTGTATCCAGTTTTCTATACACTGAGGAATAATGAGGTTTTGGGAGCAGTAAGAAAAGTAGCCCGAAATCTGAAGTAA